Proteins from a single region of Oncorhynchus nerka isolate Pitt River linkage group LG18, Oner_Uvic_2.0, whole genome shotgun sequence:
- the LOC135561832 gene encoding guanine nucleotide exchange factor subunit RIC1-like has product PSIHPSINQSIHPSIHPSIHQSIHPSIHPSIHPSSHPSINQSIHPSINPSIHPSSHPSIHPSIHPSINQSIHPSIHPSIHPSSHPSINQFIHPSIHPSIHPSIHQSIHPSINPSIHPSINPSIHQSIHPSIHQAIHPSINPYIHPSIHQAIHPSIHPSIHQAIHPSIHPSIHQAIHPSIHPSINPSI; this is encoded by the coding sequence ccatcaatccatccatccatcaatcaatccatccatccatcaatccatccatccatccatcaatccatccatccatcaatccatccatccatccatccatcaagccatccatccatcaatcaatccatccatccatccatcaatccatccatccatccatcaagccatccatccatccatccatcaatccatccatccatcaatcaatccatccatccatcaatccatccatccatccatccatcaagccatccatccatcaatcaattcatccatccatccatccatccatcaatccatccatccatccatcaatcaatccatccatccatcaatccatccatccatccatccatcaatccatccatccatcaatccatccatccatccatccatcaagccatccatccatcaatcaatccatacatccatccatccatccatcaagccatccatccatcaatccatccatccatccatcaagccatccatccatcaatccatccatccatccatcaagccatccatccatcaatccatccatccatcaatccatccatc
- the ints12 gene encoding integrator complex subunit 12 isoform X2: MAASVSLELDPVFLKGLGYLHSKNKDSVDKLRALLDESLSGRGSDSSYRSSLKEVEVTKVSVSKMSINKQDSKSSCSSSSSSSSSSSKSSSSEKSKKEVEKRPSDKVRVEPGEGPEPSKKPRLEPKQQENRSSPVTVQPFKDIPLPDFSNFDAETNADDFAMEMGLACVVCRQMTVTSGNQLVECQECHNLYHQDCHKPQVTDKDVNDPRLVWYCARCTRQMKRMAQKTQKPSQKPTPAVVSAAPVVKDPLVKKPELKVKPDTSSTFQAFKRTEASAAVSANPSSSSGSLQSGSGLTGWAAFGAKTSAGPGASTKPGSSGPSGSSKTSSTSTPPGQKPAGLSGLASSKTGGGLGGSGSKMAIGGGNGNNGDGGNGSVPLKPPPPLTLGKQTLNRSSSGENQGKGTSPGSSPSGPQPSLGGNSGGSGGNGAGNGNGNGSKAAAEAPGGGKAPTSQESQLNAMKRLQMVKKKAAQKKLKK; encoded by the exons ATGGCTGCATCAGTGAGTCTGGAGTTGGACCCTGTCTTCCTAAAGGGACTGGGATACTTGCACTCAAAGAACAAAGACTCTGTGGATAAACTCCGAGCTCTTCTGGATGAGTCTCTATCAGGCAGAGGGAGTGATTCCTCTTACCGCTCATCACTGAAG GAGGTGGAGGTGACGAAGGTGTCCGTGTCCAAGATGAGCATAAATAAACAGGACTCTAAGTCCTCCTGTagctcctcctcttcatctagcagcagcagcagcaagtcCAGCAGCTCAGAGAAGAGCAAAAAGGAGGTGGAGAAGAGGCCTTCAGACAAG GTGAGGGTAGAGCCAGGTGAAGGACCTGAGCCGTCTAAGAAGCCTCGCCTGGAGCCCAAGCAGCAGGAGAACCGCTCGTCCCCCGTCACAGTCCAGCCCTTCAAAGACATACCTCTGCCTGACTTCTCCAACTTCGACGCGGAGACCAACGCTGACGACTTCGCCATGGAGATGGGGCTGGCCTGTGTGGTTTGCAG GCAGATGACGGTGACGTCGGGCAACCAGCTAGTGGAATGCCAGGAGTGCCACAACCTCTACCACCAGGACTGCCACAAGCCCCAGGTGACGGACAAGGACGTCAACGATCCGCGCCTGGTGTGGTACTGCGCCCGCTGCACCCGGCAGATGAAACGCATG GCCCAGAAGACCCAGAAGCCTTCACAGAAGCCGACACCAGCCGTTGTGTCAGCAGCCCCCGTGGTGAAGGACCCTCTGGTGAAGAAACCGGAACTCAAGGTCAAACCCGACACGTCCAGCACCTTTCAGGCCTTCAAACGAACTGAG GCGTCTGCAGCAGTATCTGCCAACCCCTCCAGTAGCAGCGGCTCCTTGCAGTCGGGAAGCGGCCTCACAGGGTGGGCCGCCTTCGGGGCCAAGACCTCCGCTGGCCCTGGCGCCAGCACCAAACCTGGCTCCTCAGGGCCAAGTGGAAGTAGCAagacctcctccacctctacccccccTGGCCAGAAACCTGCCGGACTCTCCGGGCTGGCCAGCTCTAAGACGGGCGGAGGACTGGGTGGCAGTGGCTCCAAGATGGCGATCGGAGGAGGAAATGGAAATAATGGTGATGGTGGAAATGGCTCTGTGCCTCTGAAGCCTCCTCCACCTCTGACCCTGGGGAAGCAGACCCTAAACCGGTCCTCCAGTGGGGAGAACCAGGGGAAGGGGACAAGTCCTGGGTCCTCCCCTAGTGGGCCTCAGCCCAGCCTGGGAGGGAACAGCGGAGGGTCTGGGGGCAATGGAGCAGGGAATGGGAACGGTAACGGGTCGAAGGCTGCGGCTGAAGCGCCAGGGGGTGGCAAGGCGCCCACGTCCCAGGAGTCTCAGCTCAACGCCATGAAACGCCTGCAGATGGTGAAGAAGAAAGCGGCTCAGAAGAAGCTGAAGAAATGA
- the ints12 gene encoding integrator complex subunit 12 isoform X1, translating into MAASVSLELDPVFLKGLGYLHSKNKDSVDKLRALLDESLSGRGSDSSYRSSLKEVEVTKVSVSKMSINKQDSKSSCSSSSSSSSSSSKSSSSEKSKKEVEKRPSDKVRVEPGEGPEPSKKPRLEPKQQENRSSPVTVQPFKDIPLPDFSNFDAETNADDFAMEMGLACVVCRQMTVTSGNQLVECQECHNLYHQDCHKPQVTDKDVNDPRLVWYCARCTRQMKRMAQKTQKPSQKPTPAVVSAAPVVKDPLVKKPELKVKPDTSSTFQAFKRTEVKASAAVSANPSSSSGSLQSGSGLTGWAAFGAKTSAGPGASTKPGSSGPSGSSKTSSTSTPPGQKPAGLSGLASSKTGGGLGGSGSKMAIGGGNGNNGDGGNGSVPLKPPPPLTLGKQTLNRSSSGENQGKGTSPGSSPSGPQPSLGGNSGGSGGNGAGNGNGNGSKAAAEAPGGGKAPTSQESQLNAMKRLQMVKKKAAQKKLKK; encoded by the exons ATGGCTGCATCAGTGAGTCTGGAGTTGGACCCTGTCTTCCTAAAGGGACTGGGATACTTGCACTCAAAGAACAAAGACTCTGTGGATAAACTCCGAGCTCTTCTGGATGAGTCTCTATCAGGCAGAGGGAGTGATTCCTCTTACCGCTCATCACTGAAG GAGGTGGAGGTGACGAAGGTGTCCGTGTCCAAGATGAGCATAAATAAACAGGACTCTAAGTCCTCCTGTagctcctcctcttcatctagcagcagcagcagcaagtcCAGCAGCTCAGAGAAGAGCAAAAAGGAGGTGGAGAAGAGGCCTTCAGACAAG GTGAGGGTAGAGCCAGGTGAAGGACCTGAGCCGTCTAAGAAGCCTCGCCTGGAGCCCAAGCAGCAGGAGAACCGCTCGTCCCCCGTCACAGTCCAGCCCTTCAAAGACATACCTCTGCCTGACTTCTCCAACTTCGACGCGGAGACCAACGCTGACGACTTCGCCATGGAGATGGGGCTGGCCTGTGTGGTTTGCAG GCAGATGACGGTGACGTCGGGCAACCAGCTAGTGGAATGCCAGGAGTGCCACAACCTCTACCACCAGGACTGCCACAAGCCCCAGGTGACGGACAAGGACGTCAACGATCCGCGCCTGGTGTGGTACTGCGCCCGCTGCACCCGGCAGATGAAACGCATG GCCCAGAAGACCCAGAAGCCTTCACAGAAGCCGACACCAGCCGTTGTGTCAGCAGCCCCCGTGGTGAAGGACCCTCTGGTGAAGAAACCGGAACTCAAGGTCAAACCCGACACGTCCAGCACCTTTCAGGCCTTCAAACGAACTGAGGTGAAG GCGTCTGCAGCAGTATCTGCCAACCCCTCCAGTAGCAGCGGCTCCTTGCAGTCGGGAAGCGGCCTCACAGGGTGGGCCGCCTTCGGGGCCAAGACCTCCGCTGGCCCTGGCGCCAGCACCAAACCTGGCTCCTCAGGGCCAAGTGGAAGTAGCAagacctcctccacctctacccccccTGGCCAGAAACCTGCCGGACTCTCCGGGCTGGCCAGCTCTAAGACGGGCGGAGGACTGGGTGGCAGTGGCTCCAAGATGGCGATCGGAGGAGGAAATGGAAATAATGGTGATGGTGGAAATGGCTCTGTGCCTCTGAAGCCTCCTCCACCTCTGACCCTGGGGAAGCAGACCCTAAACCGGTCCTCCAGTGGGGAGAACCAGGGGAAGGGGACAAGTCCTGGGTCCTCCCCTAGTGGGCCTCAGCCCAGCCTGGGAGGGAACAGCGGAGGGTCTGGGGGCAATGGAGCAGGGAATGGGAACGGTAACGGGTCGAAGGCTGCGGCTGAAGCGCCAGGGGGTGGCAAGGCGCCCACGTCCCAGGAGTCTCAGCTCAACGCCATGAAACGCCTGCAGATGGTGAAGAAGAAAGCGGCTCAGAAGAAGCTGAAGAAATGA